In one window of Photorhabdus laumondii subsp. laumondii DNA:
- the infB gene encoding translation initiation factor IF-2: protein MTDVTVKSLAEEIQTSVDRLVQQFADAGIKKTETDFVSQKEKEALLAHLNREQGGSAGKPDKLTLQRKTRSTLNVSGTDGKSKPVAVEVRKKRTYVNRDAVEQAKAEEQAKREAEEQARREAEEKAQREAEAAAKKLVEEQAKREAEEKAKREAAEKAKRQAAESEKVTNQHTEHKQKPAQTDKTIQSEKARREAEAADLKRKAEEEMRRKVEEEAKRVAEEARRMAEENQDKWSSDSDSIDSDDYHVTTSRHARAAEDENDAKVEGDRRARGRSGKATRQKKNNKHSESKADREEARAVGRTKGKQRKTSTLQQSFNKPVAAVNRDVVIGETITVAELANKMAVKGSQVIKAMMKMGAMATINQVIDQETAQLVAEEMGHKVILRRENELEEALMSDRDTGEAVAEPRAPVVTIMGHVDHGKTSLLDYIRSTKVASGEAGGITQHIGAYHVETDSGMITFLDTPGHAAFTSMRARGAKATDIVVLVVAADDGVMPQTIEAIQHAKAASVPVVVAVNKIDKPEADPDRVKSELSQHGVQPEEWGGETQFINVSAKAGIGIDELLDAILLQAEVLELKAVRSGMASGVVIESFLDKGRGPVATVLVQEGTLNKGDIVLCGFEYGRVRAMRDELGREVFSAGPSIPVEILGLSNVPAAGDEATVVRDEKKAREVALYRQGKFREVKLARQQKSKLENMFANMEEGEVSELNIVLKSDVQGSCEAIREALEQLSTDEVKVKIIGSGVGGITETDATLAAASNAIILGFNVRADASARRVVENESLDLRYYSVIYSLIDEVKQAMSGMLAPEYKQQIMGLAEVRDVFKSPKFGAIAGCMVTEGTIKRNNPIRVLRDNVVIYEGELESLRRFKDDVNEVRNGMECGIGVKNYNDVRVGDMIEVFEIIEVKRSIA from the coding sequence ATGACAGATGTAACCGTAAAATCACTGGCAGAAGAGATACAGACTTCGGTTGATCGCTTGGTACAGCAATTTGCTGATGCAGGGATTAAAAAAACCGAAACTGATTTTGTCTCCCAGAAAGAAAAAGAAGCTTTACTGGCGCATTTGAACCGCGAGCAAGGTGGTTCAGCTGGTAAACCCGATAAATTGACATTGCAGCGTAAGACACGTAGTACGCTGAATGTTTCAGGCACCGATGGTAAAAGCAAACCGGTAGCCGTTGAGGTCCGCAAAAAGCGTACATATGTGAACCGTGATGCAGTTGAACAGGCTAAAGCGGAAGAGCAGGCGAAGCGTGAAGCGGAAGAGCAAGCACGGCGCGAAGCAGAAGAAAAAGCGCAACGCGAAGCCGAAGCAGCAGCGAAGAAACTCGTTGAAGAGCAGGCTAAACGTGAGGCAGAAGAAAAGGCCAAACGTGAAGCAGCTGAAAAAGCTAAGCGCCAGGCAGCGGAAAGTGAAAAAGTGACCAATCAACATACCGAACATAAACAGAAACCAGCACAGACTGATAAAACAATTCAAAGTGAAAAAGCACGCCGTGAAGCAGAAGCTGCCGATCTTAAGCGTAAAGCAGAAGAAGAGATGCGTCGTAAGGTAGAGGAAGAAGCTAAACGCGTTGCTGAGGAAGCTCGTCGTATGGCTGAAGAGAATCAGGATAAGTGGTCAAGTGATTCAGATTCCATTGATAGCGACGATTATCATGTCACTACCTCCCGTCATGCCCGTGCAGCAGAAGACGAAAATGATGCTAAAGTTGAAGGTGATCGTCGTGCCCGCGGTCGTAGTGGTAAGGCTACTCGCCAGAAGAAAAATAATAAACATTCTGAATCTAAAGCAGATCGTGAAGAAGCCCGTGCAGTTGGTCGTACAAAAGGCAAGCAACGTAAAACCAGTACATTGCAACAAAGTTTCAATAAGCCTGTAGCTGCTGTTAACCGTGATGTTGTGATAGGTGAAACTATTACTGTTGCTGAATTGGCGAATAAAATGGCTGTCAAAGGTTCTCAGGTCATCAAAGCCATGATGAAAATGGGTGCAATGGCAACCATTAATCAGGTGATCGATCAGGAAACTGCACAGCTGGTTGCTGAAGAAATGGGCCATAAAGTTATCCTGCGTCGTGAGAATGAGCTGGAAGAAGCGCTGATGAGCGACCGCGATACAGGTGAAGCTGTTGCTGAACCGCGTGCGCCGGTTGTGACCATCATGGGTCACGTTGACCACGGTAAAACTTCTCTGCTGGATTATATTCGTTCTACGAAAGTTGCTTCTGGTGAGGCGGGTGGTATTACCCAGCATATCGGTGCTTACCATGTTGAAACTGACAGTGGCATGATTACTTTCTTGGATACCCCAGGGCATGCGGCATTTACTTCAATGCGTGCACGCGGTGCAAAAGCTACCGACATCGTAGTCCTGGTTGTTGCTGCTGATGATGGTGTGATGCCTCAGACTATCGAAGCTATTCAGCATGCAAAAGCAGCGAGTGTGCCTGTAGTTGTTGCGGTTAACAAGATCGACAAACCAGAAGCTGATCCGGATCGCGTGAAGAGTGAGCTTTCTCAGCACGGTGTTCAGCCTGAAGAGTGGGGTGGTGAAACTCAGTTTATCAATGTATCCGCTAAAGCGGGTATTGGTATTGATGAATTGCTGGACGCAATCTTACTTCAAGCTGAAGTTCTTGAACTAAAAGCAGTCCGTTCTGGTATGGCAAGCGGCGTTGTTATCGAATCATTCTTGGATAAAGGCCGTGGCCCGGTTGCGACAGTGCTGGTTCAGGAAGGTACTTTGAACAAAGGTGATATAGTACTTTGTGGCTTTGAATATGGACGAGTTCGTGCAATGCGTGACGAGCTAGGTCGTGAAGTGTTCTCCGCGGGGCCATCTATTCCAGTGGAAATCCTTGGCCTATCCAACGTACCTGCGGCTGGTGATGAAGCAACTGTTGTACGTGATGAGAAGAAAGCTCGTGAAGTTGCTCTGTATCGTCAGGGTAAATTCCGTGAGGTCAAACTGGCTCGCCAGCAGAAATCTAAACTGGAAAACATGTTTGCTAACATGGAAGAAGGTGAAGTTTCTGAATTGAATATTGTTCTGAAATCTGACGTTCAGGGATCATGTGAAGCGATCCGCGAAGCATTGGAACAATTGTCTACTGATGAAGTGAAAGTGAAAATCATCGGCTCTGGCGTAGGTGGTATTACTGAAACTGATGCAACACTGGCTGCTGCTTCTAATGCAATTATTCTGGGCTTCAATGTTCGCGCCGATGCTTCTGCACGCCGGGTTGTTGAAAATGAAAGTTTGGATCTGCGTTATTACTCTGTTATCTATAGCCTGATTGATGAGGTTAAACAGGCAATGAGTGGTATGCTGGCACCTGAATATAAACAGCAGATCATGGGACTAGCAGAAGTTCGCGATGTGTTTAAATCACCGAAATTTGGTGCGATTGCGGGTTGTATGGTGACCGAAGGTACTATTAAACGTAATAATCCAATTCGCGTGTTGCGTGATAACGTAGTGATTTATGAAGGTGAATTGGAATCCCTTCGCCGCTTTAAAGATGACGTTAACGAAGTCCGTAATGGCATGGAATGTGGTATCGGTGTTAAGAACTACAACGATGTTCGTGTTGGTGACATGATCGAAGTATTTGAAATTATTGAAGTTAAACGATCTATCGCTTAA
- the rimP gene encoding ribosome maturation factor RimP — protein MSTLEQKLTAMISAPVEALGFELVGLEFIRARVSTLRIYIDSENGITVDDCADVSHQVSAVLDVEDPISVLYNLEISSPGLERPLFTTEHYQRFIGEEVSLVLRIAMQNRRKWLGIIKTVDGEMITVTVDGKDEVFALSNIQKANLVPHF, from the coding sequence TTGTCCACATTAGAGCAAAAATTAACAGCGATGATTTCAGCACCAGTTGAAGCTTTAGGCTTTGAGTTAGTCGGCTTGGAGTTTATTCGTGCACGTGTTTCTACACTGCGGATTTATATTGATAGTGAGAATGGTATCACTGTTGATGATTGTGCTGATGTTAGCCACCAGGTCAGTGCGGTATTGGATGTCGAAGATCCTATCTCAGTGCTTTATAACCTGGAAATTTCTTCACCTGGCTTAGAACGCCCATTGTTCACGACTGAACATTACCAGCGTTTTATTGGTGAGGAAGTCAGTCTGGTTTTACGTATAGCAATGCAAAACCGTCGGAAATGGCTGGGCATTATTAAAACTGTCGACGGCGAAATGATCACGGTTACGGTGGATGGAAAAGATGAAGTGTTCGCACTGAGCAACATCCAGAAAGCGAACCTGGTACCCCACTTTTAA
- the secG gene encoding preprotein translocase subunit SecG, translated as MYGALLVVFLLVAIGLIALVMLQQGKGADMGASFGAGASATLFGSSGSGNFMTRMTALFATLFFIISLVLGNMTSNQTGASSKWENIGEPAKVEKSTEIPTAPAAPNSDIPQ; from the coding sequence ATGTATGGAGCTCTTTTAGTTGTTTTCTTGCTAGTTGCTATCGGGCTAATTGCCTTGGTTATGCTACAGCAGGGTAAAGGTGCTGATATGGGTGCTTCCTTTGGTGCGGGTGCCTCTGCGACGCTGTTTGGTTCATCGGGCTCTGGTAACTTTATGACTCGTATGACCGCACTTTTCGCCACTCTGTTTTTCATTATTAGTTTGGTGCTTGGCAATATGACCAGTAACCAGACTGGTGCAAGCAGTAAGTGGGAAAACATTGGCGAGCCTGCTAAAGTCGAGAAGTCAACGGAGATTCCGACGGCACCAGCAGCACCAAATAGTGATATTCCTCAGTAG
- the nusA gene encoding transcription termination factor NusA, giving the protein MNKEILAVVEAVSNEKSLPREKIFEALETALATATKKKYEQDIDVRVSIDRKSGDFDTFRRWLVVEEVTQPTREITLEAARFEEPEIDLGSYTEDQIESVTFDRITTQTAKQVIVQKVREAERAMVVDQFREQQGEIITSVVKKVNRENITLDLGNNAEAVILREDMLPRENFRPGDRVRGVLYDVRPEARGAQLFVSRSRPEMLVELFRIEVPEIGEELIEIKAAARDPGSRAKIAVKTNDKRIDPVGACVGMRGARVQAVSSELGGERIDIVLWDDNPAQFVINAMAPADVASIVVDEDKCTMDVAVESNNLAQAIGRNGQNVRLAAQLLKKHRGDDKWELNVMTAEELQAKHQAEAHASIDTFTKHLDIDEEFATVLVEEGFSTLEELAYVPIKELLEIEGLDEETIEVLRERAKAALTTLELAQKESLSDKQPTEELLNLTGMNRTLAFDLAARGICTLEDLAEQGIDDLSDIEGLNDEKTGELIMAARNICWFGDDA; this is encoded by the coding sequence ATGAATAAAGAAATTCTGGCTGTTGTGGAAGCGGTTTCCAACGAAAAATCCCTTCCACGCGAAAAGATCTTCGAGGCGCTGGAAACAGCATTGGCCACAGCCACCAAGAAAAAATATGAACAAGATATCGATGTTCGTGTCAGCATTGACCGTAAATCTGGTGATTTTGACACTTTCCGTCGTTGGTTAGTTGTTGAAGAAGTGACTCAGCCGACTCGTGAAATTACGCTAGAAGCGGCTAGATTTGAAGAGCCTGAAATCGATTTGGGTAGCTATACCGAAGATCAAATTGAATCAGTAACGTTTGATCGTATTACAACGCAAACCGCTAAACAGGTTATTGTACAAAAAGTACGTGAGGCTGAGCGCGCTATGGTTGTTGATCAGTTCCGCGAACAGCAAGGTGAGATCATCACCAGTGTGGTTAAGAAAGTCAATCGTGAGAATATCACTCTTGATTTAGGCAATAATGCTGAGGCCGTTATCCTTCGCGAAGATATGTTACCAAGGGAAAATTTTCGCCCAGGTGACCGCGTGCGTGGTGTACTGTATGATGTTCGCCCTGAAGCACGAGGTGCGCAACTGTTTGTCAGTCGTTCCCGCCCGGAAATGCTGGTTGAACTGTTCCGTATTGAGGTTCCGGAAATTGGTGAGGAGCTGATTGAAATTAAAGCTGCTGCCCGCGATCCGGGATCTCGCGCTAAGATTGCAGTAAAAACGAATGACAAGCGTATCGATCCGGTAGGTGCTTGCGTTGGCATGCGTGGCGCGCGAGTACAGGCTGTTTCCAGTGAACTGGGCGGCGAACGAATCGATATCGTACTGTGGGATGATAATCCTGCTCAGTTTGTCATTAATGCTATGGCTCCGGCTGATGTTGCATCTATTGTTGTCGACGAAGACAAGTGTACGATGGATGTTGCCGTTGAAAGCAACAACTTAGCGCAGGCTATCGGCCGTAATGGTCAAAATGTGCGCCTGGCTGCGCAGTTGTTGAAAAAACATCGTGGTGATGACAAATGGGAATTAAATGTCATGACTGCTGAAGAGTTACAAGCAAAACATCAGGCAGAAGCTCATGCTTCTATTGATACATTCACTAAGCATCTCGATATTGATGAAGAATTTGCTACTGTTCTAGTCGAAGAAGGGTTCTCAACTCTGGAAGAATTGGCCTATGTACCAATTAAGGAACTTCTAGAAATTGAAGGCCTTGATGAGGAAACTATCGAAGTCCTGCGTGAACGTGCGAAAGCTGCTTTAACTACTCTGGAACTGGCTCAGAAAGAAAGCCTCAGTGATAAACAACCAACTGAAGAGTTGTTAAATCTGACTGGTATGAATCGTACTCTGGCATTTGACCTAGCTGCCCGTGGCATCTGTACGCTGGAAGATCTTGCCGAGCAGGGTATCGACGACCTATCTGATATTGAAGGTTTGAATGATGAGAAAACAGGCGAGCTCATCATGGCTGCCCGAAATATCTGTTGGTTTGGCGATGATGCGTAA
- the folP gene encoding dihydropteroate synthase, with the protein MKLRARDNVLDLSRPQVMGILNVTPDSFSDGGAHNTLNMALQHAEKMINEGAAIIDIGGESTRPGADEVSEQEEVDRVVPVVEALAQRFNIWISVDTSKALVMSESAKAGAHLINDIRALQEPGALESVAKSGLSVCLMHMKGQPRTMQDAPHYENLLIEVNQFFTEQIERCAMAGITKDKLVLDPGFGFGKNLKHNYQLLAHLNQFHQFGLPVLAGMSRKSMIGQLLHVPPQERVIGSVACAVIAAMQGAQIIRVHDVKETVQAMHIVGATLSAKEEKKL; encoded by the coding sequence ATGAAACTCAGAGCCAGAGACAATGTTCTCGATCTTTCCCGTCCACAAGTAATGGGTATTTTGAATGTGACTCCAGATTCATTTTCTGATGGTGGGGCTCATAATACCCTGAATATGGCCTTACAACATGCTGAGAAGATGATTAATGAAGGCGCTGCGATCATTGATATCGGTGGGGAATCTACCCGTCCGGGAGCTGATGAAGTTAGTGAGCAGGAAGAAGTGGATCGTGTTGTTCCGGTTGTTGAGGCTTTAGCTCAACGATTTAATATCTGGATTTCTGTTGATACTTCGAAAGCATTGGTGATGAGTGAGTCAGCAAAAGCTGGTGCCCATTTGATTAACGATATTCGTGCATTACAAGAGCCTGGTGCTTTGGAAAGCGTAGCTAAATCTGGCTTATCCGTTTGCTTGATGCATATGAAAGGCCAACCACGTACTATGCAGGATGCTCCACATTATGAAAATTTGTTAATAGAAGTGAACCAATTTTTTACTGAGCAAATTGAACGTTGTGCGATGGCAGGGATAACAAAAGATAAACTTGTTCTTGATCCTGGCTTCGGTTTTGGCAAGAACTTGAAGCATAACTATCAGTTACTGGCGCATTTAAATCAATTTCATCAATTTGGTTTACCTGTGCTAGCAGGAATGTCACGTAAATCTATGATAGGTCAGTTGCTTCATGTGCCGCCACAAGAAAGGGTTATCGGTAGTGTAGCTTGCGCAGTTATCGCTGCTATGCAAGGAGCGCAAATTATTCGGGTACATGATGTCAAAGAAACCGTGCAGGCAATGCACATTGTCGGAGCAACACTTTCAGCAAAGGAAGAAAAGAAATTATGA
- the rbfA gene encoding 30S ribosome-binding factor RbfA — protein MAREFSRTQRVAQEMQKEIAIILQREVKDPRIGMATVSGVEVSRDLAYAKVFVTFLNVLTEEHDSDVVKNGIKALNEASGFIRSLLGKAMRLRVVPELTFSYDNSLVEGMRMSNLVTNVVKNDEQRRASTDHKEEK, from the coding sequence ATGGCAAGAGAATTCAGCCGTACTCAGCGCGTTGCACAGGAAATGCAAAAAGAGATTGCCATCATTTTACAGCGAGAAGTGAAAGATCCCCGAATTGGTATGGCAACTGTTTCTGGCGTTGAAGTTTCTCGTGATTTGGCTTATGCCAAAGTATTCGTCACCTTTCTGAATGTGTTGACTGAAGAACATGATTCTGATGTGGTAAAGAATGGTATTAAGGCATTGAATGAAGCTTCTGGTTTTATTCGCTCTCTGCTAGGTAAAGCAATGCGTTTGCGTGTCGTACCGGAACTGACTTTCTCCTACGATAATTCCTTGGTAGAGGGGATGAGGATGTCCAATCTGGTTACTAATGTTGTAAAGAATGATGAACAGCGCCGGGCTTCTACGGATCACAAAGAGGAGAAGTAA
- the glmM gene encoding phosphoglucosamine mutase → MSNRKYFGTDGIRGKVGDSPITPDFVLKLGWAAGKVLARHGSRKIIIGKDTRISGYMLESSLEAGLAAAGLSASFTGPMPTPAVAYLTRTFRAEAGIVISASHNPYYDNGIKFFSIDGTKLPDDVEEAIEAEMEKPLTCVESAELGRANRIVDAAGRYIEFCKGTFPSEQSLNGLKIVLDCANGATYHIAPNVLRELGADVVTIGCEPNGININEKCGATDVRLLQQRVVEEKADVGLAFDGDGDRVIMVDHLGQKVDGDQILYIIAREALRQGQLRGGVVGTLMSNMGLELALKQLGIPFLRAKVGDRYVLEKLQEEGWRLGAENSGHVILLDKTTTGDGIVAGLQILSAMVRNHMSLHDLCSGMKLLPQVLVNVRFSGSHDPLKSENVINITKSVETELNGRGRVLLRKSGTEPLIRVMVEGEDDVQVTALAHRIADAVKHAG, encoded by the coding sequence ATGAGTAACCGCAAATACTTTGGTACCGATGGTATCCGTGGCAAAGTGGGAGATAGCCCAATTACGCCAGATTTTGTGTTAAAGCTTGGTTGGGCTGCGGGTAAGGTACTGGCTCGTCATGGTTCTCGTAAGATCATTATCGGTAAAGATACCCGTATTTCTGGCTATATGCTGGAATCTTCTTTAGAAGCAGGTTTAGCTGCGGCTGGTTTATCTGCTTCGTTCACTGGTCCTATGCCAACACCTGCTGTTGCTTATCTGACCCGAACTTTCCGTGCTGAAGCTGGAATTGTTATCTCTGCTTCTCATAATCCTTATTATGATAACGGTATTAAATTTTTCTCTATTGATGGTACGAAACTGCCGGATGATGTGGAAGAAGCGATTGAAGCTGAAATGGAAAAGCCACTGACTTGTGTGGAATCCGCAGAGTTGGGGCGTGCAAATCGTATTGTTGATGCTGCTGGTCGTTATATCGAATTCTGTAAAGGTACATTTCCAAGTGAGCAAAGTCTTAATGGATTGAAAATTGTACTTGATTGCGCTAACGGTGCGACTTACCACATTGCTCCAAATGTACTCAGAGAACTAGGGGCTGATGTTGTGACGATTGGCTGTGAACCAAACGGTATCAATATTAATGAAAAGTGTGGTGCTACCGATGTTCGTTTGTTGCAGCAACGTGTTGTAGAAGAGAAAGCAGATGTTGGTTTGGCATTTGATGGTGATGGTGATCGCGTTATTATGGTTGACCATTTGGGACAGAAAGTTGATGGCGACCAGATCCTTTATATTATTGCCCGTGAAGCATTGAGACAAGGACAACTGCGTGGTGGCGTTGTTGGTACGCTGATGAGTAATATGGGATTGGAGTTAGCATTGAAGCAGCTTGGTATCCCATTTTTGCGTGCTAAAGTGGGTGACCGTTATGTGCTGGAAAAATTGCAGGAAGAAGGCTGGCGTTTAGGGGCCGAAAACTCTGGTCATGTTATCTTACTGGATAAAACAACTACAGGTGACGGCATTGTTGCTGGCCTTCAGATTCTGAGTGCTATGGTACGTAACCATATGAGTTTGCACGATCTGTGTAGTGGTATGAAACTTTTGCCACAGGTACTGGTAAATGTTCGTTTCTCCGGTTCACACGATCCACTTAAATCGGAAAATGTAATTAATATTACTAAATCTGTTGAAACTGAATTAAATGGTCGTGGACGGGTATTATTACGTAAATCTGGTACTGAGCCATTGATTCGTGTCATGGTAGAAGGTGAAGATGATGTGCAAGTCACGGCCTTGGCTCATCGTATTGCTGATGCGGTGAAACATGCGGGCTAA
- the rpsO gene encoding 30S ribosomal protein S15 → MSLSTEAKAQIIAEFGRDVNDSGSSEVQIALLTAQINHLQGHFSEHKKDHHSRRGLLRMVSQRRKLLDYLKRKNVTSYTALIGRLGLRR, encoded by the coding sequence ATGTCTCTAAGTACTGAAGCAAAAGCGCAAATTATTGCTGAATTTGGTCGTGATGTGAATGACAGTGGCTCTAGTGAAGTACAGATTGCTTTGCTAACTGCACAGATTAACCACTTGCAAGGCCATTTTTCAGAGCACAAAAAAGATCACCACAGCCGTCGTGGTCTGCTGCGCATGGTTTCTCAGCGTCGTAAACTTCTGGACTATCTGAAGCGTAAAAATGTAACAAGTTACACTGCGCTGATTGGGCGTCTTGGCCTGCGTCGCTAA
- the truB gene encoding tRNA pseudouridine(55) synthase TruB gives MGRHRRGRDIHGVLLLDKPQDISSNDALQKVKRIFNASKAGHTGALDPLATGMLPVCLGEATKFSQFLLDSDKRYRVIARLGQRTDTSDSHGQIISERAIQLSQVQLDAALDKFRGDTMQIPSMYSALKYQGKPLYEYARQGIEVEREARPITVYELQFIRWENDELELEIHCSKGTYIRTIIDDLGELLGCGAHVIYLRRLQVANYPNDRMVTLEQLYELQKQAKDQEIPVGELIDSLLLPMDSAIAHFPEVNLIPVVAAYFKQGQAVRSAKSPALVESMVRVTEGDERKFIGIAVINDDGLVAPRRLVVESRD, from the coding sequence ATGGGGCGTCATCGTCGCGGTCGTGATATACATGGTGTGTTGTTACTGGATAAGCCGCAGGATATTTCTTCTAATGATGCGTTACAAAAAGTAAAACGTATTTTCAACGCTAGCAAAGCTGGTCACACTGGCGCGTTGGATCCACTGGCAACCGGTATGCTACCGGTTTGCCTTGGTGAAGCGACGAAGTTTTCCCAGTTCTTACTTGATTCTGACAAGCGTTATCGAGTGATAGCTCGTCTTGGTCAGCGAACTGACACATCAGATTCACACGGGCAAATCATCAGTGAAAGGGCAATCCAGCTAAGTCAGGTTCAACTTGATGCAGCTTTGGATAAATTCCGTGGTGATACCATGCAAATTCCTTCCATGTATTCTGCACTGAAATATCAGGGAAAACCATTGTATGAGTATGCTCGTCAGGGTATTGAGGTAGAACGCGAAGCACGACCAATTACAGTCTATGAATTACAGTTTATCCGTTGGGAAAATGATGAACTGGAATTGGAAATACACTGTTCGAAAGGCACTTATATTCGCACTATTATTGATGACTTAGGTGAATTATTAGGCTGTGGTGCTCACGTTATTTATTTAAGACGTTTACAGGTAGCGAATTATCCAAATGATCGCATGGTGACACTTGAGCAATTATATGAATTACAAAAGCAGGCCAAAGATCAAGAAATACCTGTGGGCGAATTAATTGATTCATTACTATTACCAATGGATAGTGCAATTGCTCATTTCCCAGAGGTTAATTTGATTCCAGTAGTTGCGGCTTATTTTAAACAAGGTCAGGCGGTGCGCAGTGCCAAATCCCCAGCTTTAGTTGAAAGTATGGTACGTGTGACTGAAGGTGATGAACGGAAATTCATTGGCATTGCTGTTATCAATGATGATGGGCTTGTTGCTCCCCGCCGTTTAGTTGTCGAAAGCCGGGATTAG